Below is a window of Cytophaga hutchinsonii ATCC 33406 DNA.
CATTCGATGAGAAATATAAAATACTGTCTCCATCAAAGGAAGGGAATACTTCATCACCTTCAGTATTAATACCCTTGCCTAAATTTACCGGCTTTGTCCATTTGCCGCGTGCATCCAAAGTAGTCATATACAAATCAATTCCACCCTCGCCGCCAGGCATGTCGGAAGCAAATACCAGCATTTGTCCGCCATAACTGAGCGTTGGGTGGATTGTCGAATATGTACTTTTGTTATGTACAAATGGTTTTATTTTTTTGTACTCTTTCGTATCCGGATCCTGTTTACTCGCAACCATAATCTGTAAATGAACAAGTTTATTCGGATCTGATTTCGGCCCGTTGTTAATCATGCTTATACCCATGTTGGTACGTGTAAAAAACATGGTATCACCATCGTGACAAAACGTGCACGGTCCATCGTGGTATTTACTGTTTACTTTTGTACCTAAGTTCTTAACAGCTTCACTTGCTCTTCCTTCTGCATTTAACTCCGTATAACGGATCTGATAAAAGGAATGTCCTGTCCATTTATCTTTTTTTGAACTTTCTGTGCTGTATACAGAATCTGTTGTAAATACTAAATCATTTTTTCGTAATGCCGGCCCAAACTCAAAACCATCTGTATTAAAGGATTCAAAGTAAATGGCTCCGGTTGGAGGAAGCTTTAATAATGAATCGGCATAATCACAGCTTCTGATTTCATTTGTAATACTTCTGTTTGCCGGATTATTATTCTGATACGTTATCAAAAGCTGCTTCGCTTCTTCGTATCTGCCTAAGGTCATTAATGTTTCTGCATAATGCGGGTAAGCAGCGTTAGGAAAAGAATTGCTTTTTATTGCAATAGAATAGCAGGCAACAGCTTTTTCAAATTCGTCAATCATACGATAGCAGTCAGCAAGTTTAACCATGATGGCAGCATCATTGTTATGCTCTACTACTTTTTCATAATGATCAATAGCTGTAGCGAATGCTAAATGGGTATACATATAATCTGCAATCATCAGATCTTTGTCTCTTTTTGATTGTGCATATGTTTCGGTATTCAAACTAAAATACAAAGCGATCAGAATAAATATATGGACTCTCATATAATAAAATGGTTAAAAGTTCTTAGAATAATTTTATGAATCGAGGGTTCATATATTTGTTTTTGTCTTTGATGAAATCAAAACCTACAGTAAATTCATGTGTGCCATTATTGTATGTTCTTAATTCAGATAATGCATAATCGTAAGCATAGCCGATACAGATATTATTTGTGATCTGCATGAATAAAACACCTTCAATAGATTTATCTGTTCTATAGGTGGCACCAATCATAAACCGGTCATAGAAAAAACAGGAGAGGTTTAAATCTGCGTTAAAAGGAAGTCTATACATATCATTGACCGCATAACGCATCAATACCTGCGGTTCTAATTTTACAACGGGGCTGATCGTAAAAATATACCCCCCGCTTAAGAAATATGTCCGTACTTGCTTCCCATAAATATCACCGCCCGGGTTATAGCTGTTTTTATCATATCTGTTTTGTGCCAGAAACGGAACGGCAAAACCCGCATAATAATTTTTACCGGTGTAGTATACACCTGCTCCAAAATTTGGCATCGGTACATTCGAAACATCTTTTGAGTAATTAATATTGGGATCATTCTGGTCGGATGGATTCAGTTTGCTATAGTCAGCACTGTAAAGCGTTGTTCCAACCTGCAACCCGAATGATAACATGGATTCATTCGAAAGTTTTATTCTATAGGCACCATAAGCCATTAAGTTCGTGTTTGTAACGATACCTGCTTTTTCAGAATTGAGGGAAAAACCGGCAGCTATAGATCTGAACGGTTTCATGTAGCTGCCTATCGGACCGTCAATTGTAATGGTTCCGCCTGTAGGGGCACCTGCAATGCCTGTCCATTGTTTTCTTCCATATACGTTTACTGTTGTTAAGTCCTTATTTCCTGCATAAGCAGGATTATACAAGAGTTTGTTAAACATAAACATGGTATAGTGAGGATAATTTTGTCCTTTACTAATGAATACAATAGCAGAGGTACATAGCATTAGTAGTAATTTTTTCATAAAATCGCTGGTAAAAATTGTACTGGTAAAATAGCTGTGTTGTTTTAATTTTAAGAATGTGAAGTCATTGTTAAAAAATGAACTTCACATTCTTATGTATTTGCTTGAAAAGTATTTTGAAAAGTTTTATTGAATCATTACAAATCCTGTGTATTCAGATTTTCCATCCGGAACTTCAGGTGTACTTAATTTTAACAAGTAGTAGTATGTACCTGCAGGAAGCGGACCTGAATCATTTTTGTTTCTGCCTGTCCAGTTGTTTTCATAATCATCATTTTTAAAAACAACATCCCCCCATTTGTCAAATATCTGAAGGGAAGTATTCGGGAAGTTTTCTATACCATCAACAACTAATACATCATTTAAGCCATCGTTGTTAGGTGTTACTACATTGTGAATGTTAAGAGCAATATCACAATCGGCTTTGAGAACAATGAAGCTTTCAGAAACAGCACACATATTTTTATCAAAGATTGTTACAATGTGCGTATCTGCTGGAAATCCATATAGCTGTGTATTTGATGGGTCTAAAACCATTGAACGGTTCAGATAGCTGTAAGGAGCAATACCACCTGAAATATTTAATTTTATCTGACCATCATTATCAGCACAGGTTGAATTTACTGTAGTGCCGTTTAATGAAAGAACTGCAGGTTCGTTTATTTCAAATTCAAGATGAATGCCGCAAGTATTTGCATTGTCAGTAATATCTATTTTATATGTTCCTGCACCAAGCTGCGTAATTTTATCTGTTGTAGCTCCGTTGTCCCATACATACTGATATGAGGCAGAAGCAGATGTTGGTGTAATTGAAATCATACCATTTGCATTGCCATTACACGTAATATCTGTAGCAACTGAAGTCACATCCGGAATCAATTTTATTGTCACAGGAATGATTGCAGAAGTGTTGCTGCATCCATTTACTGCAGTAGCAGTAACTGAATAGTCGCCGGCTGCATTTGCGGTGATTGAATTTCCTGTTTCTCCAGTACTCCATACCAGATCTGAACCGGCGCTTGCAGTAGCAGTTATCATTACAGTACTATTAGAGCAGATGTCTGTTGCGCCGGATGCTGCTATTGAAACAGTTGGTGCCGGTTTCGATGAAACAAGTACAGATTGAGGAAGTGAGATACATAAGTTCCCGTCTGTAGCCGTTACAGTATATGTACCGGCAGTGCTTACGGTAATGTTATTGGTTGTAGCGCCATTGTCCCAAACTACCGTTGCACCTGCAGATACAATGCTTATTAATTCTACGTCACCGTTTTCACAGAATTCAGCTGTGGTGCCATTTGAAATAGACAGTGTAGGTAATGCAAATTCAGCTACAACTATTGATTCAGGAACAGACGTACATAAGTTTGCGCCCGTAGCTGTTACGGTATATGTTCCTGCTGTATTTACGGTTATGTCATTTGTTGAAGCACCATTACTCCAAAGTACAGATGCTCCTGCTGAAGGAAGGCTGCTTAAAACTACATCCTGACCGGTACAGAAACCAGTTGTTCCGCTTGTTATAAGAGTAAGTGTCGGAACAGGAAGCGCTGTTACAGTAACAGACTGTGGAAGCGAAGCACATAAATTTATATCCGTTGCTGTTGCAGTATACGTACCGGCTGTATTTACAGTGATGTCAGTTGTTGTCTCACCATTGTTCCAAACGACTGTTGCACCAGCTGAAACAACGCTGCTTAATAGTATTTGCTTATCTGCACAGAAACTTGCCGTGCTGCCATTTGTAATAGATAAGGTAGGTAGTGTATATTCAGAAACAATAATTTGTTTAGGAAGCGAAATGCATAAGTTTGCATCCGTTGCTGTTACCGTATACGTACCTGCAGTATTTACAGTAATATCATTGGTTGTGGAACCGTTGCTCCATAATACTGTTGCCCCAGCAGAAGGAATACTGCTTAATACCACATTTTTGCCTGTACAGAAACCAGTTGTTTCGCTGGTTGTAAGAGTAAGTGTCGGAACAGGAAGAGATAATACAGTAACAGATAAAGGAAGTGACGCACATAAGTTGGCATTTGTAGCTGTCACGGTATAGGTGCCTGCAGTATTTACAGTAATATCATTTGTTGTAGCGCCGTTGTTCCAACGTACAGTAGCACCCGCAGAAGGCACACTGCTTAATAGAATATCCTTGTCAGCGCAGAAGCTTGCTGTCGTTCCGTTGGTTAAAGATAAAGTAGGTACAGCAAGCTCTGTTACTACAACAGACTTAGGAAGCGAAGCACATAAGTTTGCATCTGTAGCTGTCACGGTATAGGTGCCTGCAGTATTTACAGTAATATCATTTGTTGTAGCACCATTGTTCCAGAGCACTGTTGCGCCTGGAGAAGGCAGACTGCTTAATACTACATCTTTGCCTGCGCAGAAGCTTGCTGTAAGCCCGGTTGTAAGATCAAGTATAGGTAAGTCAAGAGAAGAAACAGTAACAGACAAAGGAAGTGACGCACATAAGTTGACATCCGTAGCTGTTACCGTATACGTACCTGCAGTGTTTACTGTAATATCATTTGTTGTAGCGCCTGTATTCCAAAGCACCGTTGCACCTACTGATGGTACGCT
It encodes the following:
- a CDS encoding PorP/SprF family type IX secretion system membrane protein; the encoded protein is MKKLLLMLCTSAIVFISKGQNYPHYTMFMFNKLLYNPAYAGNKDLTTVNVYGRKQWTGIAGAPTGGTITIDGPIGSYMKPFRSIAAGFSLNSEKAGIVTNTNLMAYGAYRIKLSNESMLSFGLQVGTTLYSADYSKLNPSDQNDPNINYSKDVSNVPMPNFGAGVYYTGKNYYAGFAVPFLAQNRYDKNSYNPGGDIYGKQVRTYFLSGGYIFTISPVVKLEPQVLMRYAVNDMYRLPFNADLNLSCFFYDRFMIGATYRTDKSIEGVLFMQITNNICIGYAYDYALSELRTYNNGTHEFTVGFDFIKDKNKYMNPRFIKLF
- a CDS encoding gliding motility-associated C-terminal domain-containing protein, with product MKNLYTFLIWSTALTVLNLHCNAQLIIEADAVVASSSDFVQANVLVDGNPSNYAYIDASVNILSTSSITVSFPTSGHAGDIISFDVQESGLLLNLLSLSTSLLNNVTIKVYDESNALVATGSGTSVLGLNLSLSGSNIYTIRYMTDATANYKIKKVTLELSNLLNVNTFKEFRIYNAKLQTPCPPVYADGIISFSNSGPLGPYVTNSGNAISASTTDFATMNAPILSNPILDLSFSTKGNAGEYVGVTINQSGAILSLSLLKSLILEAYSTAGVKVATSPSFALADLRLIDGTTDKYYLGFITPAGSYDISHLKLTFGGLNLLASLNVFNAMHFKLLPAPVSITSATNSFCAGSSISLTANAPGLTNIIWSNGATGSPITVSTAGTYSYTAKDASGCMSTSSTITVTALPIPTINITNGITANFCAGKNVVLSSTPSAGASVLWSNGATTNNITVNTAGNYTVTAKGANGCSSVAQQVVVSQLALPTLSITNGPIAGICTGKDVTLTSVPSAGSTVQWSNGVTNNSITVSLPGVYTATATDANLCASLPQTVTVSLLTLPTLTLTTGSTASFCTGKDVVLSSVPSAGATVAWNNGATTNNITVNVAGTYTVTATDANLCVSLPKTVTVTALPLPTLNITNGTTASFCTGKDLVLSSVPSAGATVAWNTGATTTDITVNAAGTYTVTATDANLCASLPKSITVTALPLPTLSVSNGTTAVFCAGKDVLLSSVPSVGATVLWNTGATTNDITVNTAGTYTVTATDVNLCASLPLSVTVSSLDLPILDLTTGLTASFCAGKDVVLSSLPSPGATVLWNNGATTNDITVNTAGTYTVTATDANLCASLPKSVVVTELAVPTLSLTNGTTASFCADKDILLSSVPSAGATVRWNNGATTNDITVNTAGTYTVTATNANLCASLPLSVTVLSLPVPTLTLTTSETTGFCTGKNVVLSSIPSAGATVLWSNGSTTNDITVNTAGTYTVTATDANLCISLPKQIIVSEYTLPTLSITNGSTASFCADKQILLSSVVSAGATVVWNNGETTTDITVNTAGTYTATATDINLCASLPQSVTVTALPVPTLTLITSGTTGFCTGQDVVLSSLPSAGASVLWSNGASTNDITVNTAGTYTVTATGANLCTSVPESIVVAEFALPTLSISNGTTAEFCENGDVELISIVSAGATVVWDNGATTNNITVSTAGTYTVTATDGNLCISLPQSVLVSSKPAPTVSIAASGATDICSNSTVMITATASAGSDLVWSTGETGNSITANAAGDYSVTATAVNGCSNTSAIIPVTIKLIPDVTSVATDITCNGNANGMISITPTSASASYQYVWDNGATTDKITQLGAGTYKIDITDNANTCGIHLEFEINEPAVLSLNGTTVNSTCADNDGQIKLNISGGIAPYSYLNRSMVLDPSNTQLYGFPADTHIVTIFDKNMCAVSESFIVLKADCDIALNIHNVVTPNNDGLNDVLVVDGIENFPNTSLQIFDKWGDVVFKNDDYENNWTGRNKNDSGPLPAGTYYYLLKLSTPEVPDGKSEYTGFVMIQ